Proteins from a genomic interval of Quercus robur chromosome 9, dhQueRobu3.1, whole genome shotgun sequence:
- the LOC126698095 gene encoding rust resistance kinase Lr10-like → MARGLTFTAVGLTVLIALVLVHPTCCAVTATVNDNCTASSCGNIHNISFPFRLSTDPENCGNYELSCENNRTVLYKFGGKYYVEEISYNNYTIRIVDSGIQKNNYFSTPNYSLYRYNFSSQYSYYLYGYYTYQQKGTVPERYPELSRSLVWMSCEKPVNSPLYLDISTCSYNDNSSSKSDSKSYRYVTVGITNASQVEDSCQVEKMFLTSWPIDNDDPNISCTDVHNELVYGFELSWLGGICESYCGRDNYYCYLDDANHVRCDDSIGVLDLILGILRGLGELFGETAHWRDTISDYYAWAILLEIVKFLLETRTVLGILFMVAFLIYKWRKRHLSMYDAIEEFLQSQINLMPIRYSYSEIRKMSKGFKDKLGEGGYGSVYRGKLESGPHVAIKMLGISKANGQEFINEVATIGRIHHVNVVQLIGFCAEGPKRALIYEFMPNSSLEKYIFSQEESIPVSIEKMFEISLGVARGIEYLHQGCDMQILHFDIKPHNILLDENFIPKVSDFGLAKLYPANDSIVSLTAARGTLGYIAPELFYKNIGGVSYKADVYSFGMLLLEMASRRKNVNAFADHSSQIYFPTWVYGQFSEGNDIEIEDATEEEKKIVKKMIIVALWCIQMKPSDRPSMNKVVEMLEGEVEFLQMPSKPFLSSSPARPTEDVGDNLNSTSSSF, encoded by the exons ATGGCAAGAGGATTGACGTTCACTGCTGTAGGACTCACTGTCCTTATTGCTCTTGTATTAGTCCATCCAACTTGCTGTGCTGTTACTGCTACGGTTAATGACAACTGTACCGCTTCTTCTTGTGGGAATATCCACAACATAAGCTTTCCTTTTCGATTGTCGACCGACCCAGAAAACTGCGGGAATTATGAACTTTCGTGTGAGAACAATCGTACGGTTCTATATAAATTTGGAGGAAAATACTACGTAGAGGAAATCAGTTACAACAACTACACAATCCGGATCGTGGACTCAGGTATACAGAAGAACAATTACTTCTCCACTCCCAATTATTCTTTATATCGATACAATTTTAGTTCGCAATATTCGTATTATTTGTATGGATATTACACGTATCAGCAAAAGGGGACGGTGCCGGAGCGGTATCCCGAACTATCACGGAGTTTGGTTTGGATGAGCTGTGAAAAACCAGTGAATTCTCCATTGTATTTGGACATTTCTACTTGCAGTTATAATGACAACTCTTCTTCTAAATCTGATTCCAAGAGTTATAGATATGTTACAGTTGGTATAACCAACGCATCCCAAGTGGAGGACTCGTGCCAAGTAGAGAAGATGTTTCTGACTTCGTGGCCAATAGATAATGATGACCCAAATATCTCCTGTACAGACGTCCACAATGAATTGGTATATGGTTTTGAGCTTTCATGGCTCGGAGGTATTTGTGAAAGTTATTGCGGAAGAGACAACTATTATTGCTACCTCGATGACGCGAACCATGTTCGATGCGACGACAGTATTG GAGTGCTTGACCTGATCCTAGGTATACTCAGAG GTTTGGGAGAATTATTTGGTGAAACTGCACACTGGCGGGACACAATATCAGATTATTATG CTTGGGCCATACTGCTGGAAATCG TAAAATTTCTCCTAGAAACAAGGACTGTCTTGGGGATTCTATTCATGGTGGCGTTTTTGATATATAAGTGGCGTAAGAGACATTTATCAATGTATGATGCTATTGAAGAATTTTTGCAAAGCCAAATTAACCTCATGCCAATTAGGTACTCTTACTCAGAAATTAGGAAGATGTCCAAAGGTTTCAAGGACAAATTGGGTGAAGGAGGCTATGGCTCTGTATATAGAGGAAAGCTAGAAAGTGGCCCTCATGTTGCTATAAAGATGTTGGGTATCTCCAAAGCTAATGGGCAAGAATTTATCAACGAAGTTGCAACAATTGGAAGAATTCACCATGTGAATGTGGTGCAACTCATTGGCTTCTGTGCTGAGGGGCCAAAGCGCGCCCTTATATATGAATTCATGCCTAATAGTTCTCttgaaaaatacattttttctcAAGAAGAAAGTATCCCCGTAAGTATTGAGAAAATGTTTGAGATTTCACTTGGAGTGGCTCGTGGGATTGAATATCTACATCAAGGATGTGACATGCAAATTCTGCATTTTGATATCAAACCTCATAACATTCTTCTTGATGAGAACTTCATTCCCAAagtttctgattttgggcttgCAAAACTTTATCCAGCAAATGATAGCATAGTGTCTTTGACTGCTGCAAGGGGAACACTAGGATATATAGCTCCAGAGTTGTTCTATAAAAACATTGGAGGGGTCTCCTATAAAgctgatgtttatagttttggcATGTTATTGTTGGAAATGGCTAGCAGAAGAAAGAACGTGAATGCATTTGCAGACCATTCAAGCCAAATTTACTTCCCAACTTGGGTTTATGGCCAATTTAGCGAAGGAAATGACATAGAAATAGAAGATGCCACagaggaggagaagaaaattgTTAAGAAGATGATCATAGTCGCATTATGGTGCATACAGATGAAGCCTAGTGACCGTCCTTCAATGAACAAAGTTGTAGAAATGCTTGAAGGAGAAGTTGAATTCTTACAAATGCCTTCCAAGCCTTTCCTATCATCATCACCAGCGAGACCAACAGAGGATGTAGGAGACAACTTAAATTCAACCAGTTCATCATTTTAA